The following proteins are co-located in the Telopea speciosissima isolate NSW1024214 ecotype Mountain lineage chromosome 9, Tspe_v1, whole genome shotgun sequence genome:
- the LOC122638829 gene encoding craniofacial development protein 2-like: MSFNTNYVRKRRIRFASWNIGSLTGKSMELIDVMRRRRINVACIQETRWKGHKAKALDDYKLWYLGDDSGRGGVGIVVDKDLKNEVVDVKRVGDRIISIRLVLDNEVINIVSAYAPQAGLDESVKIQFWEHMDGLVQSFGLGEKIIIGGDLNRHVGRDRRGYEEVHRGYGVGERNEEGISVLDFAIAFDLCIANTFFEKRHEHLLTYKSGQHASQIDFFLTRRSDKLLCKNCKVIPGESLTTQHRLMVLDMHLSTRQRRKEK; the protein is encoded by the coding sequence ATGTCTTTCAATACTAATTATGTTCGtaagcgtaggattagatttgCATCTTGGAACATCGGATCTTTGACGGGGAAGAGTATggaattgatagatgttatgcgGCGAAGAAGGATTAATGTGGCATGCATTCAAGAAACGAGATGGAAGGGTCACAAAGCCAAGGCTTTAGATGACTACAAACTATGGTACTTGGGAGATGACAGTGGGAGaggtggagtgggcatagttgTGGACAAAGACCTGAAGAACGAAGTAGTAGATGTTAAAAGAGTTGGAGATAGGATCATATCTATAAGGCTGGTACTAGACAACGAGGTTATTAACATAGTTAGCGCATACGCACCCCAGGCAGGATTGGATGAGAGTGTTAAaatacaattttgggaacacatggatggattagtgcagAGCTTTGGTCTgggagagaaaattattatcGGAGGTGACCTTAACAGACATGTGGGTAGAGATCGTAGAGGCTACGAAGAGGTTCACAGAGGATACGGAGTTGGAGaaaggaatgaggaggggatctcAGTTTTAGACTTTGCGATAGCGTTTGACCTGTGTATTGCAAACACCTTCTTTGAAAAGAGACATGAACATTTACTTACCTACAAGAGTGGGCAACATGCaagccaaatagattttttcctCACTAGAAGGTCTGACAAACTTTTATGTAAGaactgtaaggttataccaggAGAGAGCTtaaccactcaacatagattAATGGTCTTGGATATGCACCTAAGTACGAGACAACGTAGGAAGGAGAAATAG